Proteins from a genomic interval of Helicobacter sp. 'house sparrow 1':
- a CDS encoding 30S ribosomal protein S1: MRVNLDNFDQFDTGEDFAALFEASQKGEEKGVVQEAIIVKITAENVMVDVGEKVEGRFNISEIQDETDKVLFKEGDKILVYVTKGGGEYFSVSYKKALKFKKIQEKIKALGNDYKDKIIEAKIVRKNKGGIVLEDSEGVEYFMPKFQASAREDKNKRIEVCIINVKPEENSIIVSRKHYFDLSDRLHSENAKQFLESKEPLDGIVKRITSFGMFVSVNGVEGLVHYTEIAHRGPVNPSKLYKEGDRVQVKAISYDENKKRLSFSIKALQEDPWKEVINELKVGYAIKVNVSNIEPYGAFVDIGNDLEGFLHISEISWSKDIKHPQDVLKVGQEIDVEIIEIDPKERRLRVSLKKLQEKPFSQFIKQNKEGDVIEGKVETLTDFGAFVNLGGIDGLLHNEDAFWDKTKKCKDVLKVGDQVKVKIIKIDPSSERISLSLKALEESPADKFAKKHQVDDVVEGQVVDIKDFGVFIEVDGVDALVRNEDLAGVKKEELKKGDMLKGAVAFIDKVNGKIRVSVKRLEKQQEREEIKNFNSADKMTLGDKLKGLL; this comes from the coding sequence ATGAGAGTGAATTTAGATAATTTCGATCAGTTTGATACTGGTGAAGATTTTGCAGCGCTTTTTGAAGCAAGTCAAAAAGGGGAGGAAAAGGGCGTAGTTCAAGAAGCTATTATTGTAAAGATAACAGCAGAAAATGTAATGGTTGATGTGGGTGAGAAAGTTGAGGGTCGTTTTAATATCTCTGAAATACAAGATGAAACAGACAAGGTCCTTTTTAAAGAAGGAGATAAGATTCTTGTGTATGTTACAAAAGGTGGAGGAGAATATTTTAGTGTTTCTTATAAAAAAGCACTGAAATTTAAAAAGATACAAGAAAAAATTAAGGCTTTGGGGAATGACTACAAGGACAAAATCATAGAAGCTAAGATTGTAAGAAAGAATAAAGGCGGTATTGTACTTGAAGATAGTGAAGGTGTAGAGTATTTTATGCCAAAATTCCAAGCATCTGCAAGAGAAGATAAGAATAAAAGGATTGAAGTCTGTATCATTAATGTAAAGCCAGAGGAAAATAGCATCATTGTTTCTCGTAAGCATTATTTTGATTTGAGCGATAGGCTTCATAGTGAAAATGCAAAACAGTTTTTAGAGTCAAAAGAACCCTTAGATGGTATAGTTAAGCGTATTACAAGTTTTGGTATGTTTGTAAGTGTAAATGGAGTAGAAGGGCTGGTGCATTATACAGAGATTGCACATAGGGGACCTGTGAATCCTTCAAAACTTTATAAAGAAGGAGATAGGGTTCAAGTTAAGGCAATTTCATATGATGAAAATAAAAAGAGACTTTCTTTTTCAATAAAAGCTCTGCAAGAAGATCCTTGGAAAGAAGTTATCAATGAGCTTAAGGTTGGGTATGCAATTAAGGTAAATGTTAGTAATATTGAGCCTTATGGTGCTTTTGTAGATATTGGTAATGACTTAGAAGGATTTCTACATATTTCTGAAATTTCTTGGAGCAAGGACATTAAACATCCACAAGATGTGCTAAAGGTTGGGCAAGAGATTGATGTAGAGATTATTGAAATTGATCCTAAAGAGAGAAGACTTAGAGTATCTTTGAAAAAGCTTCAAGAAAAACCTTTCTCTCAGTTTATAAAGCAAAATAAGGAAGGGGATGTCATAGAGGGTAAGGTTGAAACATTAACAGACTTTGGAGCTTTTGTTAATCTTGGTGGCATCGATGGCCTTTTGCATAACGAAGATGCTTTTTGGGATAAGACAAAGAAGTGCAAGGATGTTTTGAAGGTTGGCGATCAGGTTAAAGTGAAAATTATTAAGATTGATCCATCAAGTGAGAGAATTTCTCTAAGCCTAAAGGCACTAGAGGAATCTCCTGCAGATAAATTTGCAAAGAAACATCAAGTTGATGATGTTGTTGAGGGACAAGTTGTTGATATTAAAGATTTTGGTGTGTTTATTGAAGTAGATGGTGTAGATGCTCTAGTGAGAAATGAAGATTTAGCAGGTGTGAAAAAAGAGGAGTTAAAGAAGGGGGATATGCTAAAAGGGGCAGTTGCATTTATTGATAAAGTAAATGGAAAGATTAGAGTTTCTGTAAAAAGATTAGAAAAGCAACAAGAAAGAGAAGAAATTAAGAATTTTAATTCTGCTGATAAGATGACGCTGGGTGATAAATTAAAAGGGTTGCTTTAA
- a CDS encoding GDP-L-fucose synthase family protein, which produces MHLDSKIFVAGHNGLVGSAITKVLRDRGYHNLVLKTRDELDLFDYVAVESLFEKEKIEYVFLCAAKVGGIVANNTYRADFIYQNLLIQNHLIYLSHKYLVKKLLFLGSSCIYPKHSPQPIKEDYLLRSELEYTNEPYAIAKIAGIKMCEAFNLQYKTNFIAVMPTNLYGENDNFDLQTSHVIPALIRKFHEAKVGNKKQVVIWGSGKPKREFLYSGDMAEACVYVMQTIDFEHLSRGMQEVKNTHLNIGFGSDISIKELAFLIKEVVQFEGEIVFDATKPDGTYQKLMDSSKIFSLGWKPKISLFDGIKKTYEWYLKNETKTRQ; this is translated from the coding sequence ATGCATCTTGATTCTAAAATTTTTGTTGCTGGCCATAATGGTCTTGTGGGGAGTGCAATTACAAAAGTCCTACGGGATCGTGGTTATCATAATTTAGTTTTGAAAACCAGAGATGAGCTAGATTTATTTGATTATGTAGCAGTGGAGTCCTTGTTTGAAAAAGAAAAAATTGAGTATGTTTTTCTTTGTGCTGCTAAAGTTGGTGGAATCGTAGCAAATAATACATATCGTGCAGATTTTATCTATCAAAATTTATTAATTCAAAATCATTTAATTTATTTATCCCATAAGTATCTGGTAAAAAAGCTTTTATTTTTAGGATCAAGTTGTATTTATCCAAAGCATTCTCCTCAACCAATTAAAGAGGATTATCTTCTAAGAAGTGAGTTAGAATATACAAATGAGCCTTATGCGATTGCAAAAATTGCTGGAATAAAAATGTGCGAAGCTTTCAATTTGCAGTATAAAACAAATTTTATCGCAGTGATGCCTACAAATTTGTATGGAGAAAATGATAATTTTGATTTACAAACCTCTCATGTAATTCCTGCCCTAATAAGAAAATTTCATGAGGCTAAGGTTGGAAATAAGAAACAAGTAGTTATTTGGGGAAGTGGAAAACCTAAAAGAGAGTTTTTATATAGTGGTGATATGGCTGAGGCATGTGTTTATGTAATGCAAACTATTGATTTTGAACATCTAAGTAGGGGAATGCAAGAGGTTAAAAATACACACTTAAATATTGGATTTGGGTCTGATATTAGTATTAAAGAGTTGGCATTTTTGATAAAAGAAGTCGTACAGTTTGAAGGAGAAATAGTTTTTGATGCCACAAAACCAGATGGGACATATCAAAAACTTATGGATAGTTCAAAGATTTTTTCTTTAGGCTGGAAACCAAAGATATCATTGTTTGATGGTATTAAAAAAACTTATGAATGGTATTTGAAAAATGAAACAAAAACAAGACAATAG
- a CDS encoding biotin synthase, with protein MKKEIFLCSISNVSSGNCSEDCKYCTQSVYYETDIQKYKFKPIETVVQEARALKEYGMLGFCLVTSGRELDSQKCDYIARVSKELKKQISDIHLIACCGRADEDSLRFLKQSGVDSYNHNLETAQSFFKEICSTHTWEERYETCENALKASLGLCTGGIFGLGESWEQRMELLQSLKSLEPHSVPINFFIPNPALPIKQDVIAQEEALECIILAKEYLPSVRLMIAGGREVVFKEKQKKLYEYGVNAIVLGDYLTTKGRTPKDDVQELLSYGLSIAKTCH; from the coding sequence TTGAAAAAAGAGATTTTTTTATGTTCTATATCCAATGTGAGTAGTGGAAATTGCTCTGAGGATTGTAAGTATTGCACACAGAGTGTGTATTATGAAACAGATATACAAAAATACAAATTCAAGCCTATTGAGACAGTTGTACAAGAAGCAAGGGCTCTTAAAGAATATGGAATGCTTGGTTTTTGTCTAGTAACTTCAGGAAGAGAACTTGATTCTCAAAAGTGTGATTATATTGCAAGGGTTTCAAAGGAATTAAAGAAGCAAATTTCTGATATACATCTAATTGCATGTTGCGGAAGAGCTGATGAAGATTCTTTAAGATTTTTAAAACAAAGTGGTGTGGATAGCTATAACCACAATCTTGAAACCGCGCAGAGTTTTTTTAAAGAAATTTGTTCTACTCATACTTGGGAGGAACGGTATGAGACTTGTGAAAATGCTCTCAAGGCTTCCTTAGGGCTTTGCACAGGGGGTATTTTTGGACTTGGAGAGAGTTGGGAACAAAGAATGGAGCTTTTACAATCCCTTAAATCTTTAGAGCCACATTCTGTTCCCATTAATTTTTTTATTCCAAATCCTGCATTACCGATTAAACAAGATGTAATTGCACAAGAGGAAGCATTGGAGTGTATTATTCTTGCGAAGGAATATTTACCTTCTGTGAGATTGATGATTGCTGGAGGTAGGGAAGTAGTATTTAAAGAAAAGCAAAAAAAGCTTTATGAATATGGGGTCAATGCAATTGTATTAGGAGACTATCTAACAACAAAGGGTAGGACACCAAAAGATGATGTGCAAGAGCTTTTGTCTTATGGCTTGAGTATTGCAAAAACATGTCATTAG
- a CDS encoding aminotransferase class V-fold PLP-dependent enzyme, which produces MRDFLDFAFRNFLDGFYEDKIEDLREQIILKKDSYYFDWTASGLASSLVENRIREILPFYANTHSSSSTHAMLIQELYQESKKNIRKSLALDDDFAVISCGSGSTSAIKKFQELLGIYIPPATKKIVEVKKDLLPLVVVGAFEHHSNEISFREGLCEVYRVRLLENFDFDLEDFERVLEQNKHRKIIFSCNLISNVTGNIAPYKEMVEIARKYSCIIAFDMATSSPDLIIDCNYFDACFLSPHKLMGGVGGSGILCVRKTLIDTSKAPTFAGGGVVSYVDRKTQIYLNDEELREEAGTPPILQLFRSSLAYKLRDEVGIDFISQRKKVLMRLLMQELQTIKDIVIYGKTEHFGVVSFNIFGISPFDLAYFLSKHYKIQTRAGCSCAGPYGHDLLKLQDNVYRGEKNPYGWLRISVHYTHTLQDIKYLSQALRKAIDILNPGLYDTMPQ; this is translated from the coding sequence GTGAGAGATTTCCTAGATTTTGCTTTTAGAAATTTTTTAGATGGTTTTTATGAAGATAAGATTGAAGATTTAAGGGAACAAATTATACTCAAAAAAGATTCCTATTATTTTGATTGGACTGCTTCAGGACTTGCAAGTTCTTTGGTGGAAAATCGCATCAGAGAAATCTTGCCCTTTTATGCTAATACTCATTCTAGTAGTTCTACGCATGCAATGCTAATCCAGGAACTTTATCAAGAATCTAAAAAAAATATACGAAAAAGTTTAGCTCTAGATGATGATTTTGCTGTCATTTCTTGTGGTAGTGGTTCTACATCTGCCATAAAAAAATTTCAAGAGTTGCTAGGGATTTATATCCCTCCTGCAACAAAGAAGATCGTAGAAGTTAAGAAAGATCTTTTGCCCCTAGTGGTTGTTGGGGCTTTTGAGCATCATTCCAATGAAATTAGTTTTCGTGAGGGGCTATGTGAAGTCTATCGGGTTAGGTTGCTTGAAAATTTTGATTTTGATCTAGAAGATTTTGAAAGAGTTTTGGAGCAAAATAAGCATAGAAAAATAATTTTTTCGTGCAATCTTATTTCAAATGTTACAGGGAATATCGCACCCTATAAAGAAATGGTTGAAATTGCGAGGAAATATTCTTGCATTATTGCATTTGATATGGCTACAAGTTCTCCAGATTTAATTATAGATTGTAATTATTTTGATGCTTGTTTTTTATCTCCCCACAAATTAATGGGAGGAGTTGGTGGAAGTGGAATACTTTGTGTCAGAAAAACTCTCATTGATACTTCAAAAGCCCCTACTTTTGCCGGTGGAGGTGTAGTGTCCTATGTGGATAGGAAAACTCAAATTTATTTAAATGATGAAGAATTGCGAGAAGAAGCAGGAACCCCTCCAATATTACAGCTTTTTAGGTCTTCTCTTGCTTATAAACTTAGAGATGAAGTAGGAATAGATTTTATTTCCCAAAGAAAAAAAGTTTTAATGCGTCTTTTAATGCAAGAGTTACAAACAATAAAAGATATTGTAATTTATGGAAAAACAGAGCATTTTGGTGTTGTATCTTTTAATATCTTTGGGATTTCACCTTTTGATCTTGCTTATTTTTTAAGCAAGCACTACAAAATTCAAACTCGTGCAGGCTGTAGTTGTGCAGGACCCTATGGGCATGATTTATTAAAATTACAGGATAATGTTTATAGAGGGGAAAAGAATCCTTATGGGTGGTTGCGCATTAGTGTTCATTATACCCATACTCTGCAAGATATTAAATATTTATCCCAAGCTCTTAGAAAGGCTATTGATATTTTAAATCCTGGCTTGTATGATACAATGCCACAATAA
- a CDS encoding histidine triad nucleotide-binding protein has translation MNVFEKIIKGEIPYKKVLENDKFLAFYDIAPKAPIHVLAIPKQSFKDFNTMPPQLLAEMSLFILEVVELLGIKEKGYRLVTNIGVDGGQEVPHFHYHILGGSKLKWEK, from the coding sequence ATGAATGTATTTGAAAAGATTATCAAAGGAGAGATTCCTTATAAAAAGGTTTTGGAAAATGATAAGTTTTTGGCCTTTTATGATATTGCACCAAAAGCCCCTATACATGTTTTGGCAATTCCAAAACAAAGCTTCAAGGACTTTAATACAATGCCACCGCAGTTGCTTGCTGAGATGAGTTTATTTATTCTTGAGGTTGTAGAACTTTTAGGTATTAAGGAAAAGGGCTATAGATTAGTAACAAATATTGGGGTTGATGGTGGTCAAGAAGTTCCTCATTTTCACTATCATATTTTAGGTGGTTCAAAATTGAAATGGGAAAAATAA